In a genomic window of Penaeus chinensis breed Huanghai No. 1 chromosome 30, ASM1920278v2, whole genome shotgun sequence:
- the LOC125041205 gene encoding otogelin-like protein has product MLVLLGFRGTCTQSKCCTFSGGRCAKACRRGEVAEKGLCSGDCVCCIEDKCPDSLKCQALDGRCVESCQADEVAVPWLCGSETCTCCVKNNCNQTKCCGAFGGRCEKVCSEGEKPVADLCQEKCQCCVTVSTTTSTSSSTSTTTSTSTTTSTSSTTSTTSSYCTFNGAAYPDGETLDISCLILTCVEGIWKATGYISNNCSMCTIRNDPHFTDFHQWSFDFHGTSQYSVAMNLNAYGVTAAFYQCNSFASCLDTVTYKDDANTIITFNRNSGNTILVNGDPFTVTNAVQNVESAGGVVHPVLVWNDNAICIRMIGTRGFALKFCRNSLYVWAQTATLGDLHGLCLCGPAFNVEPPGNFQRLPASREEITTWGESLFISDSSTTTPTPFETTTAPSVPNECDRIQDTLKKECWILLSQVSVRNISAGSSLLDVTTDFCAVDLCAMTVSKATVEEVVAWKGIMVGMLEDTVGIIAHTLRSKDEFLSVKPVISIRDER; this is encoded by the exons ATGCTTGTCCTGCTCGGCTTCAGAG GGACTTGCACACAAAGCAAGTGTTGCACCTTTTCCGGAGGCAGATGTGCCAAGGCTTGCAGAAGGGGAGAAGTTGCAGAAAAAGGCCTTTGTTCCGGAGACTGTGTTTGTTGCATTGAAG ACAAGTGCCCTGACAGCCTCAAGTGCCAGGCATTGGACGGGCGCTGTGTGGAAAGTTGCCAGGCCGACGAAGTGGCAGTGCCTTGGCTCTGCGGAAGTGAAACTTGCACCTGTTGTGTGAAGA ACAACTGCAACCAGACTAAGTGCTGCGGAGCCTTTGGCGGACGTTGCGAAAAGGTTTGTTCTGAGGGCGAGAAGCCAGTCGCGGATCTCTGCCAAGAAAAGTGCCAATGCTGCGTGACAG tgtcTACAACAACATCTACAAGTTCATCTACTTCTACGACAACATCTACTTCAACGACCACGTCAACGtcatctactacttctactacaagtTCAT ACTGCACGTTCAATGGGGCAGCATACCCAGACGGCGAAACGCTTGACATCAGTTGCTTGATACTGACCTGTGTGGAGGGTATTTGGAAGGCAACAGGATATATAAGCAATAATT GTTCAATGTGTACGATCAGAAATGACCCGCATTTCACCGACTTCCACCAATGGTCCTTCGACTTCCACGGCACCTCGCAATACTCCGTCGCCATGAACCTCAATGCCTACGGAGTGACTGCCGCGTTTTATCAGTGCAATAGCTTCGCTTCCTGTCTGGACACCGTTACGTACAAAGATGATGCAAACACAATCATCACATTCAACAGAAACAGCGGAAATACG ATCCTCGTGAATGGTGACCCTTTCACTGTTACCAATGCTGTCCAAAATGTGGAATCCGCCGGCGGAGTCGTCCACCCGGTCCTTGTATGGAATGACAATGCCATTTGCATTCGCATGATAGGAACTCGGGGTTTTGCG CTAAAATTCTGCAGAAATTCTTTGTATGTTTGGGCTCAAACCGCCACCCTCGGAGACCTGCATGGCCTGTGCCTCTGCGGTCCTGCGTTTAACGTCGAGCCCCCAGGCAACTTCCAGAGACTCCCTGCTTCGAGGGAAGAAATCACCACGTGGGGCGAATCGCTATTCATTTCA GACTCGTCCACTACCACACCCACACCATTCGAAACCACTACTGCCCCTTCTGTACCG AACGAATGCGACAGGATCCAAGATACGCTCAAGAAAGAGTGCTGGATCCTTCTCAGCCAGGTGTCTGTCAGGAATATCTCTGCCGGAAGTTCTTTGCTGGACGTCACTACGG ACTTCTGCGCGGTCGACCTGTGCGCAATGACGGTGTCTAAAGCCACCGTGGAGGAGGTGGTCGCCTGGAAGGGCATCATGGTCGGCATGCTGGAGGACACCGTCGGAATCATCGCCCACACCCTCC GCTCAAAAGACGAGTTCTTGTCAGTGAAACCTGTTATTTCTATTAGGGACGAAC GATAG